The genomic segment AAATCCCGGAATCGGCCTGATTCCAAGCCATCGATCCATGGCACCGGATTTGCATATTGATTTCCCGATGACGATTCCCACCAAACGCCTAACTTTCCCCTCCGCCCTTGCGCTTGCATTGGCCGGCATGATTACGACTTCCCTCTTCGGGTTGACGGGTTGCTTGGAAGACGGCGGCGTTTCCGGTCCGACCAAGAATCCAATCGACACCCTGCCAACCTTCAAGCCCGTCGATACCCTCCCGTGGCCCGCCGAAGCGACCCTCTTCCATACCGGGATCAAGGACACCCTATGGCCCTTGGAGATCTCATCGGAAAGCGTATTCGTGCGCGGCGGCGTCCACGGACAATGGAGTATTTCCATTGTCACGGCCCCGCAGGGAACGACCTTTTCCGGCAATTCGATCCATTACCGATTGCCTGAAGGATTAATCGCGCCCCAATCCGTCCATGTGGTCGCCGTTCAAGGCGCATCGGTACTGGAATCGACCTGGACCGTTCTGGTCCATCCCCACGCAGACCATTCCCCGATCATTGATTGGGTTCACACTCCCAATTGGGCGATTCCGGGCGTACCGATGCGGCTGATCCTACATGCGTACGAACCTGATGGCGAACATCTGGACTACGGCGGCAACCTGCCCGAAGGAGCAGCCTGGCATGATTCGGTATTCGAATGGACGCCGACCCTGGCTCAAGCTGGGCATCAGAACTTCAATCTTCTCGTCACCGATCCTCGTGGGCATGCCGCGAGTTTCAATTTATCATTCACCGTGCTCGATTTCGATCCGCGGCCTTACCTCGCCGATTTCAAGCCGGGGCGGCACTGGCATATCCGCGGCTACACAAAAATGAAAAGCGAGTCTCCGGTAACGGACGACTCCATCCAAATCGATCGGAGCGTGACTCTACTCTCAGCGATTTCGGATAGCGGCGATTTCTCGTTCCGTGTCCAGGATACCCTAAGCGGAACCCGGCAAGGCATTAGCGATACCGTCTATACCGCCCGCTTCCGGATCGGAAATGATTTCTGGGTCGACAAACTGACCGGCATGATTCCCTTCGCCTGGCCGGCAGAGGCCACCGCGGTCGAAAACGTCGATTTCGCGTTGGGCGGCCAGGTTTTTCACGGGCGGCGGGAAATCAATGCCAATACCTGCCTGGATCCGAGTCATTCCAAGTACGGCTGCGGGGGAGGCGAACGTACTTTCGCCGAAGGCTTGGGATTGGTATCCATGCGCGTGGATGGCGAGGTCCTATTCGTCCACCAGGTTTCCCGGGACGCCTACGACGTCGTGGGAATGTCCGATCCTTAGCTTTCCAAATCCTCCAAGAGGCGCAGATAGGATTCATACCGGTATGCGGGAATCTTCTGTTCCGCTACCGCCCCGCTGATCGCGCAGTCCGGCTCGTTCACGTGGATGCAATCGCGGAACCGGCACTTCCCGAAGTAAGGCTTGAAGTCCCGCCAGTACTCCCCGAACTCGCGCTTGGGCACGCCGCGCACGCCCAGCTCCCGGATGCCCGGGGTATCGATGATGGTGAGATCGCCGGATTCGTAGAGGTTCGAGGTGGTGGTGGTATGCCGCCCTTTGCCTTCGCCCTTGCGGACGTCGCCCACGTCGGGATCGGCGCCCGGGATGAGCGCGCGGATGAGGGACGATTTGCCCACCCCCGAAGGGCCGCTCAAAACCACCTTGAGGCCGCCCAGAGCGGTCCGCAACTCTGGAAGCCCTAACCCGCGTTTGGCCGATGCCCTGAGCACGGGATAACCCAAGCCTTGCAGATACACCAGCTCCTCGGGCATCTCGTCGGCGAGATCGACCTTGTTGAGGAGCACGAAGGCCTGCACGTTGAAGATCTCGGCCAGGGCCAGG from the Fibrobacterota bacterium genome contains:
- the rsgA gene encoding ribosome small subunit-dependent GTPase A; the encoded protein is MDSRFEGQLTGTLIEVQRRTATVRADDGSEHHCQYSPTIDLAEFHNFAVGDRVTFIASGPQQEAMILAILPRTSRISRPGPKDRRADELILAANVDALVVVATPRQPEYNPRLVDRYLALAEIFNVQAFVLLNKVDLADEMPEELVYLQGLGYPVLRASAKRGLGLPELRTALGGLKVVLSGPSGVGKSSLIRALIPGADPDVGDVRKGEGKGRHTTTTSNLYESGDLTIIDTPGIRELGVRGVPKREFGEYWRDFKPYFGKCRFRDCIHVNEPDCAISGAVAEQKIPAYRYESYLRLLEDLES